In the Mesoplodon densirostris isolate mMesDen1 chromosome 11, mMesDen1 primary haplotype, whole genome shotgun sequence genome, GAGGCTCttcaattaattaatcaattaatcaatAGTTAATCAATAGTTGAtctaaggaagaaatggaaaattttacttGAACCAATTTGAGGATTATTACCgaggagacagtctttcagaaagccCTGAGGACTGTTGTGCCCATTTTTGGTCAAAGAACAGTTatatacatttttgagacaaagtGTTACATATTGatagtttacacaatccagatctgcGTGTACAAAGGCAGTAGTGGGTCGTCTTTGCTCCTTACAAGATTAGGAAGGAAGGTTCTCACctaaggaggtctggttaatgcaggTGCACAGCACACGCTAAAGGGTCTGAAGAGGCCCAGACCGGGAGAGagaaattttaagtttaattgtttcttgtcttgccacaaaatgtgaattttatttcatcactctgattaaaaattttcTTGAGCCCAGTAAAAATGGactgacctgggcttccctggtggcgcagtggttgagagtctgcctgccgatgcaggggacacaggttcgtgccccggtccgggaagatcccacatgccgcagagcggctgggcccgtgagccatggccgctgggcctgtgcgtctggagcctgtgctccgcaacgggagaggccacaacactgagaggcccgcgtaccgcaaaaaaataataataataatttttttttaaatggactgaCCTGGCACTCTGTTTAGGTGTACGCCCGTCCATCGTTGCTTTTGCTGGCATTTTGGATAGAAAAACCAAGCTGCACCTGGACCTTGTGTTAGCATTCTTTATCTCATCTGGCTgaatgtcttttttccttttattttcttctgttttggtcAAGTAACTAAACAAACTGTATAAATTTGAAATGAACTAGTCTGGAGGGAAATTATTCAAACTTTTCATAATCTTGAACAAAAGTCATTACATTAGAAGTATCATAGCAACACATTGTTCTTCCTTTaacaaaaacataacaaaagTGAGTTTACTAATTAAAGTGTAATTAAGCTTAGTTCCAGTGTCTTGTAATTGTGTacagcacattttatttatttatttggctgcaccgggtcttagttgccacacatgggatcttcgttgctgggtgccagatcttcgttgcggcacgcggtACCTTTTTAggtgcagcatgcaggctcttttagttgcggcatgtgggatctagttccctgaccagggatcaaacccaggcccctgcattaggagcatggagtcttaacaagtgggccaccagggaagtccctatagcacatttttaaaagaagcatGTGTTATGTATTTAATTGTAGAGTTAGTTAAGGAAATTAATCCATTAAATTGGCAAGAAAATGGCACTGTTCCCAGATCACTGTGGAAACATGTTATTGTTACATCACAAGTATTTATTTACAAATTAGAATATCTGAAATAGGGCATTTAGCACTTCTATATGTGGTTTCAGCACCTCTGTTGAAGATACTCTTGGTGCAGTAtacatttattgtatattttaaaaatcctgatgtTTACTGAACATAAAACAATAGGCAACACTCCTGGCGGCTTTGTTCTTGTCGAATTTCTTGGAACCTTCTCAGGGTCTGGTGTGAACTGAAATGATGTTCCTGCATTGAATATGATTTAATCAGTTACTTTTTAGGCAGCtagagaaaaatcttttgaaCTATTTAGGTGCTTCACCTCTATATCAAATGGGTTTGCTgatttaagtaaagaaaaaaaaatcagagctgaGAAAGGAGCTGGAATTTATTTAGAAGTCTaacttttgaattatatttttgtaaGTAGATTTATGCTAATGTTACTTAGAAATAAAACGAACAGATTTTTTAGGTATTATGAAACACTAAAACTCCAGTTTATTGTAACATTTTTCTGACCTGAACAAAATTTCTGATCATATAAGAACCATTTATCATTTTTAACGTGGAAAAAAATTTGGGGAAGGTCATTTTTGGTTGATTCTGCAGTCTTCTGAAAAAAGACTTAATAAAGAAGTGCTATTTAATCTTAAAGTATATTCTGTCCTACATAGTTCACAGAATACTTAAACACACGTGGTATAGTTTAAGAGGTAACAATCATAAGGCCTTGAATGTAATCATACTAAACAAATTACCTACAGGAGATAGCAGTGGTATAAGAGaatttatttcctaaaataataataatataaagttTGAACTGATTAGAATGTTCATTAAATCATGGTTTGGTTTGTTGCAGCTATCAGCTAACATTTGGTTGAATGAATATAAtccaaatataattttcaaattattatattgccactattgttaattttttccttctttactttctcATAGCTGTGTCTTGTCTGATTTAGGTAATAGACAGCTAGCCAAACGTAAAGCACCACTTTTCTGAATGAGTTTGTTTTCAAAGGCTTTGCACTGAAGAAGAAATATGTagaattttttatttgcttttaagaaTATAGATTGTCATTTAGGAAATGGCCTCTATTTTACAAAGTGGTATAATACTGTATatgtgaaaaatatgtatatttggcTTGATATCCGTGTTTCAGTGACTGAAGAACAAAGCGGAGCTGAAATGATACAACAGCCCGTTCATCGtcactaagccatgtcctgatgGTTACTCTCTATGCAGAGCATAGTTTTATTTGAGTGCTTTAATATAACGCAAGATTTAAGTCATCTTAATCAAGGTGAAAAGTTAGAAGCTTGGATTCTtatctcaaaaatttaaaaatccaaaattaaaatgaacagaaatcttACAAATTCCCAAAGTATATAGACTGAGGAATCATCTGCTTCCAGCCAAGCTCTGGAGTCTGTCGAGTATGATGTTTAGCATGAGCTTAGCATAGAGCTCAGCACTTGGCTAACAGGATAAATTCAGTGCCCAGGCCAGCCCGGAGAAACACAGATGGTAGCCAGCAAGTCCCAGCCTTGGGCTCTGCattgtttatctttctctctaGGAATAATATCACGGGAATGAATGAATTCTCCTTGATTGCACATATCAAAACTCAATTTTCTAGAGtttggggaaaaagaaataatgagtgGGGCAAGATCAAAGCATATGTTGGAAATTagcagtaaaaacaaacaacagaaaggTCAGTAAGGCCGCACAGGAAATGCTTCTTGGGAAGGGCAAACCTACTTACCATCCAAAAGTAGGAACAAACTGACTGTGGGCAAGTTGTTGACTTGTGCTTATCTGTTATTATATGAGCAGATAATGAGTCAATTGTTTTCCTTTATTagcaaacactaaaaagagaCCTAGTTTTACGAGGTGAGAAAAAGTATCCCTTTCACTAATTCAGTCCCTGCTAGCATGTTGTGTCTTAGGGGCCTATGGGAACTCGGAAGGAGAtacaggagaaataaaaagaaatgaaatacagatTGTAAAATAAGACCTCTGAGAAAAAGTTCAAAAAGATaagaccggggcttccctggtggcgcagtggttgagagtctgcctgccaatgcaggggacacgggttcgtgccccagtccgggaagatcccacatgctgcagagcggctgggcccgtgagccatagccattGAGcttgcacatccagagcctgtgctctgcaacgggagaggccacaacagtgagaggcccacataccgcaaaaaaaaaaaaaaaaaaaaaaagataagaccaTTTTGCTCTGGAGAGGAAAAAGCTGTTGACATGGTTTAATGTCTTGTTATTGTGACTTTTACTAAAGGACTCAAAGTAAGAAGTAATATGATAAGCTGTTCTCCATCCCCAGTGAGGACAGAAAAGGAGGGAATAaggatcttttttatttaaaaaaaaaaaaaaaaacgcagtgTGAAAAGTTTGAGATCTAAGAACTTCTTGAGCAGGAATCGTCATGAAGTCTTCTATTTGaaatcttttgggttttttttaatatatttatttatttatttactttatttatttttggctgcgtttcgggtctttgttgctgcgcgcgggctttctctagttgcggcaagcgggggctactcttcattgcggtgcgcaggcttctcattgtggtggcttctcttgttgcggagcacgggctctaggcgcacgggcttcagtagttgtggtacacgggctcagtacttgtggctcgcgggctctagagcgcaggctcggtagttgtggtgcattgacatcattgctctgcggcatgtgggatcttcctggtccagggttcgaatctgtgtcccctgcattggcaggcggcttcttaactactgtgccaccagggaagcccctgaaatctttatttttaagaaaataaaaaatttaaaatttaagggATATACTGAATGGCTTTTGAAGCTTCCTTtcaacacttctttttttaaaaaactcacgtTGGAACAAAGAAGATGTCATAAAGAGCACCAAATGTAACCTATGAGTTTAGCTCCATATCTAGAAGAATTTAGCTCACAAAAtagtttttgtatattttgtgtaGTAGATGCATGAGTGTAATGAATTAAGACCTGCTTggatgttatttttaatttaacctGGCAAATTAATTGAGACTTGAACACACTTTTGTTCACCTTGAAGAATGTATAGCATTATAGAACATCTgaggattttgttttaaatatattgttattTGGATGTAGTAACATCAGCAGCCAGAGAGGTTCTGAGAGGTTGGATACTTCGGAACATCTTTATATAGGAAATAGACCTCCCATTTCTTAAGCAGATTGCTTCTGGAATTAGTGCAACAGAAATATTAGCTGGAGTTTAATGGAGAAGTTGTGCCATGCATGAACTGCTCCTATTGGTATATCTTTCAGTTTTCCACCGATGTTTGTGATGCTTGAAAAATCCAAATTCTGCTTGGATAAATTgattttatgccttttttttctctACCTACCTCTTTGCCTAGGAGTCCTTCCACGTTTGTTACTATCAAGAGTTATTGCCCTATTGCATTACTGGTAAGAACTCTTAGCTGTATTCATTCAGAATGCTTTAAACTTATTCATAAACTACATTTGTTTATGGAAAAAATTCCACAAATGAAATATTaccacacacctatcagaatggctaaaattagaaGGCTGACCATAGCAGGTGCTGGTGAGATGCCTGAGAACTGGAACTCTCCTCACTGCTGGTGGAACGTGAAATGTTTCCACCATTTTGAGAAGACACTTTGGCAGTTATTAAAAATGCTAaacatcggggcttccctggtggcgcagtggttgagagtcctcctgccaatgcaggggacacaggttcgggccccggtccgggaggatcccacatgccgcggagcggctgggcccgtgagccatggctgctgagcctgcgcgtccggagcctgtgctccgcaacgggagaggccacagcagtgagaggcccacgtaccacacacacaaaaaaaagctaaacatgcacctaccatatgatccagccattccacacATACTCAGCCAAGAGGTATGAAAGCAtgtgtccatacaaagacttgtatgtgAATGCTCATCGCTGCTTTATTTACATAaccaaacatccatcaacagtgaatagaaaaagaaattgtaGTATAGCCGTATGATGaaatattcagcaataaaaaaggaataaactgcTGAACACACTACCAtaaagatgaatctcaaaatgatTCTGCTGAGTGAAGAAGCTAGACAAAAAAAGTACTTGAtgtgtgattccatttgtataaacTCCTTAGAAATGTAACTTTATAGTGAGAAAAAGCAGATGAGAGATTGCCTGGAGCCGGGGAGGAAAGGGCTGGAGGGATTACAAAGTGCCACAAGGAAACTTTGGGGAGTGATGGATATGCTCACTGTACTGATTGTGCTGCTGGTTCTGCGGTTGTAGTCATAGGACAAAACTTACACCCACCGAAGCTTAcaacccagccattccacttgtGAAAGCACGTGTCCATACAAAGACTCATCTGTAGTGACCAGAGCAGGTCATTGATGATTCTTTACCAAGAACGTAGTTTCTGCAGAAAACCCCAATAAGCTAACTTCTGTTTCTTGATCAGTTTTCTACACATTAAAAATGAattacctccattttttttccacttcCATTTACAATTTACTGCAATTATATTCATTGCGATCagttttttccttgaaaatatgTTTAGATTTCATATACTGATCAAATTCACAACTAGAACTTCTGCCCCTTTAAGAGTCATCATTGTACATCTTTTATTCCTGACATACCCGGTTTTCTAAGAGTCAGTTTTACCACGTGCAGGTTTAGCCACTGTTTAATCGTTTTCTGTTATTCTTCCTCGCAATAAGATtcattatgaattttattttattttttatttttatttttattttttattttttttgtggtacgtgggcctcttactgttgtggcctctcccactgcggagcacaggctccggacgcgcaggctcagcggccatggctcacgggcccagccactccgcagcatgtgggatcttcccggaccggggcacaaacccgtgttccctgcatcagcagcaggcagacgctcaaccactgcgccaccagggaagccctgaattttatttttttgagaatacTTATCATTTGCCTAACGATCCCACAGGGAAAGAGTGAACATATTCCTCGGATGCCTGGATGCCCTTCGGTGTTGGTTCAACGTACTGcttatccatttcttccctgcTCCTCCTGTCCCTGCGGGCAGGGGCTTCTGCTCCAGGATCTGTGAGCCATTTTCAGGGCTAGAGTATCCACAGGGACATGAAGGCCGATCAAAGAGTCTTGCTTCACTTATAAACAGCttcattcataattttttaaatgaagattaaAACATCCATTAGATTGGCAAGGCTCGATGAATTTGTTATGAACCAGATGTGGGGAAATGTGCACATTGAGGGGGGAGCTAAAATAGAAGACTGGAAATTCCCTCCTAGGAAGGAAACGTGACACTGCGGCTCATAAATGCCCATACTGTGGAGCGTAGTTAGAGAAGGGGTCCATATGTGCTAATATGGAAATGTCTGTATTcgataaatgaaaaaaaggaagtcaAAGAGTAATATGAACAGTGAAAATATAAGAAGGGGATTAGGTTATAGTCACGTGCATGGGAAGTTTGCAGAAGGTATACAAGAACCCGCCACCTAGGCTCTGCAGGCTCCCATCAGAGTGTTCCTTGAGCTCAGCTCTGTCTCTCCAGGAAGGAGACCCAAGTGTCAGCTACAGATCACAGGCCCAGGGCAGAATTTTCCACCtcaaggaggagagaagaaacaAACGAAGGACAGATTCCTCTCGTGGGTCTGTCTCTTCACACCACCAGGAGAGCATGGCCTCCAGCAGACTTGGACGCACACCCTTCATTTCTAGTCAGCTCACCTCACGGGAGCTGGGAGGCCCATTGATTTAATATTCAGAGACACTGAGCGCTAAATGACTACCTGGACCACAGCCCCAGGTCACCTTgttctagtttttaaaatcaagattttaaaagaaccaCAATTGACATCATTAATACAAGCAATTCCAACTTGTCGGGCGGTGAGCAGAGGCGGCAAGGTAGATGAGATGAGGGATTGAGTTAGGGAGGGCAGATAGGAAGAAGTCCAGAAAGCATCtctttatgtacatatatttatatttatatttataatcatttatttCGACTTTTTTTCCTCAGGAGTGAGGGGTTCACTGGGTCCGTTGAGAAGGGGGTCAGATCAGAAGGAGGCAGGCTGCTCTGGAATGTCTGTGGTCTCCATTTCATAAGTGCCCTTTCTGTCAAAAAAAGGTCTTCCCCTTCAAGGCCTCTATGAGCTGCTGTAGTCGCATGGCAAAAGAAAGTGCTTGGGGAGGTTTAGTGGAAGGTggcggtgggggaggaggaggtgggggcggTGGGGCAGTGGGGGGCGGTGGAGCTGCGGGTTGGGGTCGGGCCACTGCAGTGGGGCTCTGGGAGGGAGGTGGTCGAGGAGGGTGTTGGAAGTACCAAGGTGGCCAAATAGAAGGCTGAGTGGAGGCGGATTTAGCGGGGGGTGCTGGAgtagaaggagggggaggggtgggcaacTGAATCATGTGCAAAGCGTTAGAACCAATCTTGGAAGCAATCCAGTTCAGGTAGGACCAGGTAGACGTGTAGACTCCGGGGCGCTTAGCTCGGGCACAGCCTACCCCCCAGCTTGTGATTCCCACGACCACGTAGCTGTTTTCCACGCTGTCTCTGCACATGAGAGGCCCACCGCTGTCCCCCTGCCCAGAAGGACACAGAAGTCACTCTCTGCCGGAGCCACTTTCCCTGCCCAGAAGGGTCATAGACTCTGGGAGGCAATTTTGCAGTCGTATGTTTCCCTGCTGCCATAAACACAGGAGATTGTGGTAAAGTTGAGGTGCACCAACAGCTTCTCTGGGATGTGAGAAGGGTGTGGATTGTCCTGGGTTTCCTCGCAGTGAGGGGGCAAGGTGACAAACCCATGTGCCTGTGCATGTGGTTTTACGTGCGTATGTGAGCATGTGTGTTCAAGTGGATTTGACTGTTCTGCATTCTGGTGAAGAGAGGTAAGCATCCTCTTTGGAGCTGTGTTTGGACGATATGATCTCTGCGTTAGGGTGGGATAAAGTTCTACAAATGGTGATTGATTCTTTGTAGGGGCAGCTGGTGGGTGTCACCTCCCAAGCTCATTGTGACTGCAGATGCTGGAAGACGGGACCAGGGAAATTTGCTCAGGGATCCAAAAAAGAGGTGTCCGCAAGGGCCTGGGTACCCAAAGGAAAGTTACCTGGCAGGTGTCAATCTTGCCTTCAGGATACCCTGCGCACACATTGGTTGAACAAATGCGCCCATTATACCACCTGGTCGAGTTGCATAAGTCGAGGTCGATGATGTCCACACGTGCCTCCTGCAGTATAGGTGATGTCCTGGGGACTACAGCCAGGCGACTCAGTGGTCAGTGATCACAGAAGACATGTTCTGGGAaagccctgccttcctccctccactaAAACCCCATCGTTCTGAAATGCTCTGTTTAAACCTAAGATCCATGCAAGTCAATGCCCCCGGCCTCTCCTTACCCACTCCAGAAGGGAAGAAAACACATGGCTGGAAGAGCAGAGGAGAGACGGGagatggaggtgggggagagaggaagagaggaaggaggtgcCCAGTGGGCAGACGGCAGGTGGAGGATGGATGGATACAGCTGGAGAGTC is a window encoding:
- the ACR gene encoding acrosin, which gives rise to MLPTAVMLVLAVSVVARDNTMCDGPCGLRFRQNQQGGMRIIGGQAAAHGAWPWMVSLQIFTYHNNRRYHACGGTLLNAHWLLTAAHCFQSKNKVTDWRLIFGANEVVWGSNKPVKPPLQERYAEKIIIHEKYSPGSEANDIALMKITPPVPCGHFIGPGCLPQFRAGPPRIPQTCWVAGWGLLKDNVPRTSPILQEARVDIIDLDLCNSTRWYNGRICSTNVCAGYPEGKIDTCQGDSGGPLMCRDSVENSYVVVGITSWGVGCARAKRPGVYTSTWSYLNWIASKIGSNALHMIQLPTPPPPSTPAPPAKSASTQPSIWPPWYFQHPPRPPPSQSPTAVARPQPAAPPPPTAPPPPPPPPPPPPSTKPPQALSFAMRLQQLIEALKGKTFF